The following are encoded together in the Daucus carota subsp. sativus chromosome 5, DH1 v3.0, whole genome shotgun sequence genome:
- the LOC108223082 gene encoding golgin candidate 5 has translation MSWFSAKVSLGNFPDFSDAVSKLSESVKNIEKNFDNALGFEERGGEASGSLPSSVDVNDSSDTDVDVAGSKSEESKNEPSQHADSLRPEAPSDEKEEIEPESSAVLASEQISTNEEVDEERIESAIQPDQGEATDVASIEGTEIVSEADVDSQSMSVGMSEANVEHLKESDALNRLQKESSETVTSENSESREGKPSVNVDGAESAISGPDETNNTSIIHQAEIAEEHKTQDVENVYSVNKFEEKAIDTQTVSGPEPQVSDSTTSDESKSAENISNSPLPHGQLSEDASDMVPEMVSHEQDSSARTFEVSQHGSDHEINKGQNFGSDSLDAQASRAELEKIKKDMKMMETALQGAARQAQAKADEIAKMMNENEQLKAALEDARRKSNEAEVESLREEYHQRVSALERKVYALTKERDTLRREQNKKSDAAALLKEKDEIITQVMAEGEELSKKQATQESLIRKLRAQIRELEEEKKGLNTKLQVEENKVESIKRDKAATEKLLQETIEKHQVELGSQKEYYTNALTAAKEAEALAEARANNEARTEVESRLREAEERETMLVQALEELRQTLSRKEQQEVFREEMLRKEIEDLQKRYQASERRCEELVTQVPDSTRPLLRQIEAMQETTSRRAEAWAAVERSLNSRLQEAEGRAAEAEERERSVNERLSQTLSRINVLEAQISCLRTEQTQLSKSLEKERQRAAEHRQEYLALKEEADTHEGHVNQLEEEIKELKKKHKQELHESLTQRELLQQEIEQEKAARSEVERMARLSSAASDHSPKKQRSTFENGNLTRRLSSASSVSSMEESYFLQASLDSSDNLSERRTLGEPMNPYYVKSMTTNAFEAALRQKEGELASYMSRLASMESIRDSLAEELVKMTEQCEKLKGEASQLPGVRAELEALRRRHSAALELMGERDEELEELRADIVDLKEMYREQVNLLVNKIQVIGTAG, from the exons ATGTCCTGGTTTAGTGCGAAGGTTTCTTTGGGGAATTTTCCTGATTTTTCGGATGCGGTTAGTAAGCTGAGCGAGAGCGTTAAGAATATCGAGAAGAATTTCGATAATGCTCTTGGTTTCGAGGAGAGGGGCGGCGAAG CTTCTGGGTCTTTGCCGTCATCGGTTGATGTGAATGATTCCTCTGATACTGACGTGGACGTTGCTGGTAGTAAAAGCGAGGAAAGTAAGAATGAACCATCACAGCATGCTGACTCCCTAAGGCCTGAAGCTCCTTCTGATGAAAAAGAAGAGATTGAGCCTGAGAGCTCAGCTGTTCTTGCAAGCGAACAAATATCTACCAATGaagaagtagatgaagaaagaATTGAATCCGCTATTCAACCAGATCAGGGAGAAGCAACTGATGTTGCCTCTATTGAGGGAACAGAAATTGTTTCTGAAGCTGATGTTGATTCACAATCAATGTCTGTCGGCATGTCAGAGGCCAACGTTGAGCATCTCAAGGAATCAGATGCCCTAAACCGTCTTCAGAAGGAGAGCTCAGAAACAGTTACTTCTGAAAATTCAGAGTCAAGAGAAGGCAAGCCTAGTGTTAACGTTGATGGAGCAGAGAGTGCTATCAGTGGCCCAGATGAAACGAATAATACTAGTATTATTCATCAAGCAGAGATCGCGGAGGAACACAAGACACAAGATGTAGAGAATGTTTATTCTGTTAATAAATTTGAGGAGAAAGCAATTGATACCCAAACTGTAAGTGGTCCGGAGCCTCAAGTATCTGATTCTACGACTTCAGACGAGTCTAAAAGTGCTGAGAACATTTCTAACAGTCCCCTGCCACATGGCCAGCTCTCAGAAGACGCCTCAGATATGGTTCCTGAAATGGTATCGCACGAACAAGATTCAAGTGCTAGAACATTTGAAGTCAGTCAACATGGAAGTGATCATGAAATTAACAAAGGTCAAAATTTTGGAAGTGACTCATTGGATGCTCAAGCTTCTAGGGCTGAGCTTGAGAAGATTAAAAAGGATATGAAAATGATGGAAACTGCACTACAGGGTGCTGCTAGACAAGCACAG GCAAAGGCTGATGAAATTGCAAAGATGATGAATGAAAATGAACAGCTGAAGGCTGCACTCGAGGATGCAAGG AGAAAGTCCAATGAAGCCGAAGTTGAATCCCTCCGAGAAGAATACCATCAGAGGGTGTCAGCTCTAGAAAGAAAG GTCTATGCTCTGACCAAGGAAAGGGATACTCTACGTAGAGAGCAGAACAAAAAAAGCGATGCTGCGGCTCTGCTAAAGGAAAAGGATGAAATAATTACTCAGGTCATGGCTGAAG GTGAAGAGCTTTCAAAAAAGCAAGCTACTCAAGAATCCTTGATTAGGAAATTAAGGGCACAG ATCAGAGAGCTTGAGGAGGAAAAGAAAGGATTAAATACCAAGCTACAG GTTGAAGAGAATAAAGTTGAAAGTATTAAGAGGGACAAGGCAGCAACTGAGAAGTTGCTACAGGAAACAATTGAGAAACACCAAGTTGAACTTGGAAGTCAAAAAGAATATTATACAAATGCGTTGACTGCAGCTAAGGAAGCTGAAGCATTAGCAGAGgcacgagccaataatgaagccagAACTGAAGTAGAGAGCCGTCTGAGGGAGGCTGAGGAACGTGAAACTATGCTTGTTCAGGCACTTGAAGAGTTGAGACAAACTCTGAGCAGGAAGGAACAACAG GAAGTATTCAGGGAAGAAATGTTACGCAAGGAAATTGAGGATCTTCAAAAACGATACCAG GCTAGTGAGCGTCGCTGTGAAGAGTTAGTTACTCAAGTTCCTGATTCAACCAGGCCATTGTTAAGGCAGATCGAAGCTATGCAG GAAACTACCAGCAGAAGGGCAGAAGCTTGGGCAGCTGTCGAGAGATCCCTCAACTCTCGCCTTCAG GAAGCGGAAGGTAGAGCTGCTGAGGCGGAGGAAAGGGAGCGGTCTGTAAATGAGCGCTTGTCTCAGACCTTATCTCGAATAAATGTTCTTGAGGCTCAG ATCTCTTGCCTGAGGACCGAGCAGACACAACTTTCGAAGTCCCTCGAAAAGGAAAGGCAGAGAGCAGCTGAACATAGACAAGAATACCTTGCCTTGAAGGAGGAAGCAGACACGCATGAAGGGCATGTGAACCAACTTGAGGAAGAAATTAAGGAGCTGAAGAAGAAACACAAGCAAGAGTTACATGAATCATTGACACAGCGTGAATTGTTACAGCAG GAGATAGAACAGGAGAAAGCTGCCCGTTCAGAGGTGGAGAGGATGGCTCGCCTATCATCTGCTGCATCTGATCATAGTCCTAAGAAGCAGAGGTCCACTTTTGAAAATG GTAATTTAACTCGCAGACTCTCGAGTGCTAGCAGTGTGAGCAGCATGGAGGAGAGTTACTTTCTGCAGGCATCTTTAGATTCATCTGACAACTTATCAGAGAGGAGAACTCTTGGAGAGCCTATGAATCCATATTATGTTAAAAGCATGACCACAAACGCTTTTGAAGCTGCCCTCCGTCAGAAAGAGGGGGAACTAGCATCTTATATGTCTCGATTG